The proteins below come from a single Streptococcus hyointestinalis genomic window:
- a CDS encoding chorismate mutase — protein MNLTDTRKAIDVLDNDLVALLEKRMQLVSEVVAYKKATGKAVFDKEREEAILEKVAARVTNKDFEEAVVATFSDIMKQSRLYQEKQLHD, from the coding sequence ATGAATCTCACAGACACACGAAAAGCCATTGATGTGCTTGATAATGACTTGGTCGCTCTGCTAGAGAAGCGCATGCAACTTGTTTCTGAAGTTGTCGCTTACAAAAAAGCAACAGGCAAGGCAGTTTTTGACAAAGAACGTGAGGAAGCTATCCTTGAAAAAGTTGCCGCACGTGTTACAAACAAGGACTTTGAAGAAGCAGTCGTTGCGACTTTTTCGGACATCATGAAACAATCACGTCTCTATCAGGAAAAACAGTTACATGATTAA
- the crcB gene encoding fluoride efflux transporter CrcB — translation MIKLKESSAVFVGATLGGLARYLLGLYLPTLAGLSLGTLLVNYLGTFLLVFFVKGYLSQKGLSSSLQLALGTGFCGSFTTFSSAMLDLFKLLRAGNYLAFGFYSFLIIVGGLVVAYLSYCLLTSVEGRQ, via the coding sequence ATGATTAAATTAAAAGAAAGTAGTGCTGTCTTTGTCGGCGCTACTCTTGGTGGTTTGGCACGTTATTTACTAGGACTTTACCTGCCGACTTTAGCTGGTTTGTCGCTAGGTACGCTCCTTGTAAATTACCTAGGAACCTTTCTCTTGGTCTTTTTTGTCAAGGGCTATCTAAGTCAAAAAGGGCTATCATCTTCTTTGCAGCTAGCACTGGGCACTGGCTTTTGTGGCAGTTTCACTACCTTTTCAAGTGCCATGCTGGATTTATTCAAGCTGCTAAGGGCGGGTAATTATCTCGCTTTTGGCTTTTATAGTTTTTTGATAATCGTTGGTGGTTTAGTTGTTGCTTACTTGTCTTATTGCTTGCTTACGAGCGTGGAGGGTAGACAGTGA
- the crcB gene encoding fluoride efflux transporter CrcB — MVIYMMLCCAIGALLRFFLSRLNRQRVYLGTFLVNMLGCFCLGFVYRCVPDSPAYTILATGFCGGLTTYSTFQAELLALFKSPKNLVIYLAMTYVFGFLAICIGYFLPFALQK; from the coding sequence ATTGTTATTTATATGATGCTTTGCTGTGCTATCGGGGCACTTTTACGCTTTTTTCTATCAAGGCTCAACAGGCAGCGTGTCTATCTAGGTACTTTTTTGGTAAATATGCTGGGCTGTTTTTGTCTTGGTTTCGTTTACCGTTGTGTACCAGACAGTCCAGCTTACACCATTCTTGCGACAGGTTTTTGCGGTGGTTTGACCACCTACTCTACCTTTCAAGCTGAACTGCTAGCGCTTTTTAAAAGCCCTAAAAATCTAGTGATTTATCTGGCTATGACCTATGTTTTTGGCTTTTTAGCGATTTGTATCGGTTATTTTCTTCCATTTGCTTTACAGAAATAA
- the rplS gene encoding 50S ribosomal protein L19, with the protein MNPLIQSLTEGQLRTDIPSFRPGDTVRVHAKVVEGTRERIQIFEGVVISRKGQGISEMYTVRKISSGIGVERTFPVHTPRVDKIEVVRYGKVRRAKLYYLRALQGKAARIKEIRK; encoded by the coding sequence ATGAATCCATTGATCCAAAGTTTGACAGAAGGTCAACTTCGTACTGACATCCCATCATTCCGCCCTGGTGACACTGTGCGTGTACACGCAAAAGTTGTCGAAGGAACACGTGAACGTATCCAAATTTTTGAAGGTGTTGTTATCTCTCGTAAAGGTCAAGGCATCTCAGAAATGTACACTGTTCGTAAAATTTCAAGCGGTATCGGTGTAGAACGTACTTTCCCAGTACACACACCACGTGTTGACAAAATCGAAGTGGTTCGTTACGGTAAAGTACGCCGTGCTAAACTTTACTACTTGCGTGCATTGCAAGGTAAAGCAGCTCGTATCAAAGAAATCCGTAAATAA
- a CDS encoding IS30 family transposase: MSTNHSTKKSLYSHLSASERGEISAYLKMGKTPSEIARLLGRHRSTISREIKRGSVSQVQDKNGKRIYSTVYFPDSGQRVYEINRRKSAYHKLSYCSQTFFKELEKALKTKPRCHSVDSFVQTYREKHPLEVIPSTKTVYRYIKDGLLRVKPIDLPKMVSIRKRSKVTPKATTKILGKSIEERPECINDRSEFGHWEIDLVLGKKTKGEAVILTLVERQTRFAIAVKLANKQAETINRAVKSLLSQYPIRSITSDNGSEFSSLSDLKGVEVYFAHPYASHERGTNENFNGLLREFLPKGISLNSLTTEELNHYVSAINDRPRRLHKYKTANILFGLAQTA; this comes from the coding sequence ATGTCCACTAATCATTCTACCAAAAAATCGTTATACTCACACCTTTCAGCCTCTGAACGCGGAGAAATCAGCGCCTATCTCAAGATGGGCAAGACCCCCTCTGAGATTGCTCGTCTGCTTGGGCGTCATCGCTCAACCATCAGTCGGGAAATCAAACGAGGAAGTGTTTCTCAGGTTCAAGATAAGAACGGGAAACGAATCTACTCAACGGTTTACTTTCCAGATAGTGGTCAACGTGTTTATGAAATCAATCGTCGAAAAAGTGCTTATCATAAACTATCGTACTGCTCCCAGACATTCTTCAAGGAACTTGAGAAAGCCCTGAAAACGAAACCTCGCTGTCACAGTGTCGATAGCTTTGTTCAAACTTACCGAGAAAAACATCCACTGGAAGTTATCCCTTCCACCAAGACAGTGTATCGTTACATCAAAGACGGACTGTTGAGGGTTAAACCGATTGATTTACCTAAGATGGTGAGCATCCGAAAACGGTCTAAAGTAACGCCTAAGGCCACGACGAAAATCTTAGGAAAATCCATTGAAGAACGTCCAGAGTGTATCAATGACCGTTCTGAATTTGGGCATTGGGAGATTGATTTGGTTCTTGGCAAGAAAACCAAAGGTGAAGCTGTTATTTTGACCTTAGTAGAGCGTCAAACACGATTTGCCATCGCTGTAAAATTGGCTAATAAACAAGCAGAAACCATCAATAGGGCTGTTAAGAGCTTACTATCGCAGTACCCTATTCGCTCCATCACATCGGACAATGGCTCAGAGTTCAGTAGCTTGTCAGACTTAAAAGGTGTGGAAGTCTATTTTGCCCATCCTTATGCTTCTCATGAAAGAGGAACAAATGAAAATTTCAATGGTCTCTTGAGAGAGTTTCTCCCAAAAGGTATTTCTCTTAACTCACTAACGACAGAAGAACTCAATCACTACGTCTCTGCTATCAATGACAGACCTAGACGACTTCACAAGTATAAAACCGCAAATATTTTGTTTGGGCTAGCCCAAACAGCTTAA
- the rplJ gene encoding 50S ribosomal protein L10: MSEAIIAKKAEQVELVAEKMKAAASIVVVDSRGLTVEQDTVLRRNLRESGVEFKVIKNSILTRAAEKAGLDEMKDIFVGPSAVAFSNEDVIAPAKILSEFAADAEALEIKGGAIEGAVSTKEEIDALAKLPNREGMLSMLLSVLQAPVRNVAYAVKAVAEAKEEA, from the coding sequence ATGAGTGAAGCAATTATTGCTAAAAAAGCTGAACAAGTCGAACTTGTCGCTGAAAAGATGAAAGCAGCAGCAAGTATCGTTGTTGTAGACTCTCGTGGTCTTACAGTTGAGCAAGATACAGTTCTTCGTCGCAATCTTCGCGAAAGCGGTGTTGAGTTTAAAGTTATCAAAAACTCTATCTTGACTCGTGCAGCTGAAAAAGCAGGTCTTGACGAGATGAAAGACATCTTTGTTGGACCATCTGCAGTAGCATTCTCAAACGAAGATGTTATTGCACCAGCAAAAATTCTTAGCGAATTTGCTGCTGATGCTGAAGCACTTGAAATTAAAGGTGGTGCAATCGAAGGCGCTGTTTCTACTAAAGAAGAAATCGACGCTCTTGCTAAATTGCCAAACCGCGAAGGCATGCTTTCTATGCTCCTTTCAGTACTTCAAGCTCCTGTCCGCAACGTGGCTTACGCTGTCAAAGCGGTTGCAGAAGCAAAAGAAGAAGCTTAA
- the rplL gene encoding 50S ribosomal protein L7/L12, which translates to MALNIENIIAEIKEASILELNDLVKAIEEEFGVTAAAPVAVAADGAADAGAAKDSFDIELTAGGDKKVAVIKVVREITGEGLKEAKALVDNAPSVLKEGVAAAEAEELKAKLEEAGASVTLK; encoded by the coding sequence ATGGCATTGAACATTGAAAACATTATTGCTGAAATTAAAGAAGCTTCAATCCTTGAGCTTAACGATCTTGTAAAAGCTATCGAAGAAGAATTTGGTGTAACTGCAGCTGCTCCTGTAGCTGTTGCTGCTGACGGTGCTGCTGACGCTGGTGCTGCTAAAGATTCATTCGATATCGAATTGACTGCTGGTGGTGACAAGAAAGTTGCTGTTATCAAAGTCGTTCGTGAAATCACAGGTGAAGGTCTTAAAGAAGCTAAAGCACTTGTTGACAACGCACCATCTGTACTTAAAGAAGGTGTTGCAGCTGCTGAAGCTGAAGAACTTAAAGCTAAACTTGAAGAAGCTGGAGCTAGCGTAACTCTTAAATAA
- a CDS encoding TetR/AcrR family transcriptional regulator, with the protein MSELVSRRSQRSKELFIRALLTLMHQKPLEDISIKEIVEEASLTRQTFYRHFTSKEDVLKTYLDYLYKDCFNVIDSRQPEDLLGVLKTYFDYWLQYQKSIEVLYVQNAHWIINDIALTYVQGLQPYVERYFTADLGPNAEYLWTYLFGGLVQMKSKWFERHCRVTTQEMAMLVYQFWTGEVFGR; encoded by the coding sequence ATGTCTGAACTTGTTAGCAGAAGAAGTCAACGCTCAAAAGAGTTGTTTATCCGTGCTTTGTTGACTCTGATGCACCAAAAACCTCTCGAAGATATTTCCATTAAGGAAATCGTTGAGGAAGCTTCTTTGACACGCCAAACATTTTATCGCCATTTTACCTCAAAAGAGGATGTTTTAAAGACTTATTTAGATTATTTATATAAAGATTGTTTCAATGTGATTGACTCTAGACAGCCTGAGGACTTGCTTGGAGTATTGAAGACTTACTTTGACTACTGGCTTCAATACCAAAAGAGTATCGAGGTTTTGTATGTGCAAAATGCGCACTGGATTATCAATGACATTGCTCTGACTTATGTTCAAGGCTTGCAGCCCTACGTTGAGCGTTATTTCACTGCTGACTTAGGTCCGAATGCAGAGTATTTGTGGACATATCTTTTTGGCGGTTTGGTGCAAATGAAGAGCAAATGGTTTGAAAGACATTGTCGTGTTACAACACAAGAAATGGCTATGCTTGTCTATCAGTTTTGGACTGGTGAGGTATTTGGTCGTTAA
- the uvrC gene encoding excinuclease ABC subunit UvrC, whose protein sequence is MNELIKHKLELLPDSPGCYLHKDKNGTIIYVGKAKNLKNRVRSYFHGSHNTKTDLLVSEIEDFEYIVTSSNTEALLLEINLIQENMPKYNIKLKDDKSYPYIKITDEVYPRLLITRQVKKNDGLYFGPYPDSGAATEIKRLLDRLFPFKKCTNPANKVCFYYHLGQCNAHTICHTDKAYWDGLKEDVKNFLNGKDNKIVDGLRDKMQTAAAQMEFERAAEYRDLIEAIGLLRTKQRVIHQDMKDRDIFGYAVDKGWMCVQVFFVRNGKLIQRDVNMFPYYNEPEEDFLTYIGQFYQDKKHLLPKEIFIPKDIDEDLVQALAKSKVIKPQRGEKKQLVNLATKNARVSLQQKFDLLEKDIRKTHGAIENLGDLLNIPKPVRIEAFDNSNIQGTSPVSAMVVFVNGKPSRKDYRKFKIKTVVGPDDYASMREVIYRRYSRVLKDGLTPPDLIVIDGGQGQVNVAREVIEDKLGLDIPIAGLQKNDKHQTHELLFGNPLQVVPLPRQSEEFFLLQRIQDEVHRFAITFHRQVRSKNSFSSKLDGISGLGPKRKQLLMKHFKNLTNIQKASIDDIVNCGIPRTVAENIQTTLNQKE, encoded by the coding sequence ATGAATGAACTGATTAAGCATAAATTAGAACTTTTACCAGATAGCCCTGGCTGTTATCTCCATAAGGACAAAAATGGAACGATCATCTATGTTGGTAAGGCTAAAAATTTAAAAAATCGTGTGCGCTCCTATTTTCATGGCAGTCACAACACTAAAACCGATCTTTTGGTGTCTGAGATTGAGGATTTTGAGTATATTGTCACAAGTTCTAACACAGAGGCGCTTCTGCTTGAGATTAATCTCATCCAAGAAAATATGCCCAAGTACAACATTAAGCTAAAAGATGACAAGTCCTATCCTTACATCAAGATTACAGATGAGGTGTATCCAAGGCTACTCATCACACGTCAAGTTAAGAAAAATGATGGTCTTTATTTTGGACCCTATCCAGACTCGGGTGCCGCAACGGAAATTAAACGTTTGTTAGACCGCCTCTTTCCTTTTAAGAAATGTACCAATCCAGCTAACAAGGTCTGTTTTTACTATCATTTAGGGCAATGTAACGCCCATACTATTTGCCATACGGACAAGGCTTATTGGGATGGCTTAAAAGAGGATGTCAAAAACTTTCTCAACGGAAAAGACAATAAAATCGTAGACGGCTTGCGGGATAAAATGCAAACAGCAGCTGCTCAGATGGAGTTTGAGCGTGCGGCAGAGTATCGGGATTTGATTGAGGCGATTGGGCTTTTGCGCACCAAACAGCGTGTCATTCATCAGGATATGAAAGACCGTGATATTTTTGGCTACGCTGTGGATAAGGGCTGGATGTGCGTGCAGGTTTTCTTTGTGCGAAATGGCAAGCTCATCCAGCGAGATGTCAATATGTTTCCTTACTACAATGAGCCTGAAGAGGATTTTTTGACCTACATTGGTCAGTTTTATCAGGATAAAAAGCACCTTTTGCCAAAGGAAATTTTTATTCCAAAAGACATCGATGAAGATTTGGTACAGGCTTTGGCCAAAAGTAAGGTCATCAAGCCCCAGCGTGGTGAGAAAAAGCAACTAGTCAATCTGGCGACCAAGAACGCTAGGGTCAGTCTCCAACAAAAGTTTGATTTGCTGGAAAAGGATATCCGAAAAACGCATGGTGCTATTGAAAATCTGGGTGATTTGCTCAATATTCCAAAACCCGTGCGTATCGAAGCTTTTGATAACTCCAACATCCAAGGGACGAGTCCCGTGTCTGCCATGGTGGTTTTTGTCAATGGCAAGCCAAGTAGGAAGGATTATCGCAAGTTTAAGATTAAGACTGTGGTGGGTCCTGATGACTACGCTAGTATGCGTGAGGTTATTTACCGCAGGTATAGCCGTGTGCTTAAGGACGGTTTGACACCGCCAGACCTTATCGTGATTGATGGAGGGCAAGGGCAGGTCAATGTCGCAAGAGAAGTGATTGAGGATAAGCTTGGCTTAGACATTCCCATCGCTGGTCTGCAAAAAAATGATAAGCACCAGACGCACGAGTTGCTTTTTGGCAATCCCTTGCAGGTGGTGCCGCTGCCTAGACAGTCTGAGGAGTTCTTTTTACTGCAGCGTATCCAAGATGAGGTGCACCGCTTTGCCATTACCTTTCACCGTCAAGTGCGCTCTAAAAACTCTTTCTCCTCTAAGCTAGATGGCATTTCTGGGCTGGGTCCAAAGCGCAAGCAACTTTTAATGAAACACTTTAAAAATCTCACCAATATCCAAAAAGCAAGTATTGATGATATTGTCAACTGCGGTATCCCACGGACTGTCGCTGAAAATATCCAAACAACTCTAAATCAAAAAGAATGA
- a CDS encoding DUF3042 family protein, with protein sequence MAKKFAFAKGVVTGVAATAATVAGAVYAVKKTIIEPEEEKAAFIEENRKKAARKRIAR encoded by the coding sequence ATGGCTAAAAAATTTGCATTTGCTAAAGGTGTTGTTACAGGTGTTGCTGCTACTGCCGCTACTGTTGCAGGAGCTGTCTATGCTGTCAAAAAGACAATCATCGAACCTGAAGAAGAAAAAGCTGCCTTTATCGAAGAAAACCGTAAAAAAGCAGCTCGCAAACGCATTGCTCGCTAA
- the miaA gene encoding tRNA (adenosine(37)-N6)-dimethylallyltransferase MiaA, giving the protein MSQKLICVVGPTAVGKTALGVELAQIFDGEIISGDSQQVYKYLDIGTAKASKAEQAAARHHLIDVREVFETYSAFDFVKEASQVIGEIAERGHVPIIVGGTGLYLQSLIEGYHLGGQVDQEAVLAYRAELEGLSDALLEKELSAYGLSISLSNRRRAIRALELARFGNDMENQTPDYDVLIIGLNDEREKLYQRINARVDQMVKKGLLDEAKWLYETYPDVQASRAIGYKELFPYFAGEVSLDVALDKLKQNTRRFAKRQLTWFRNRMSVDFYNVSDIESHEAIIEAVHDFLESK; this is encoded by the coding sequence ATGTCCCAAAAATTAATTTGTGTGGTAGGACCGACAGCTGTAGGCAAAACTGCGCTAGGTGTGGAGCTGGCACAGATATTTGACGGTGAGATTATCAGTGGGGATAGCCAGCAGGTCTACAAGTATTTAGATATCGGAACGGCGAAGGCAAGTAAGGCTGAGCAGGCGGCAGCTCGTCATCATTTGATTGATGTCAGAGAGGTGTTTGAGACTTACTCTGCTTTTGACTTTGTCAAAGAAGCAAGTCAGGTGATTGGTGAGATTGCTGAGCGTGGTCATGTGCCCATTATTGTCGGAGGGACAGGTTTGTATTTGCAGAGCCTTATTGAGGGCTATCACTTGGGCGGACAGGTTGACCAAGAGGCGGTTCTTGCTTACCGAGCAGAGTTAGAAGGATTGTCAGACGCTCTTTTAGAAAAAGAGCTGAGCGCTTATGGGCTTTCTATATCTTTGTCTAATCGCAGGCGTGCCATACGGGCTTTGGAGTTGGCTCGCTTTGGAAATGACATGGAAAATCAAACGCCAGACTATGATGTTCTTATCATTGGGCTAAACGATGAGCGGGAAAAACTTTACCAGCGTATCAATGCCCGTGTTGACCAGATGGTCAAGAAGGGGCTGCTTGACGAAGCCAAGTGGCTCTACGAGACTTATCCCGATGTGCAAGCTAGCCGTGCGATTGGCTACAAGGAGCTCTTTCCCTACTTTGCAGGCGAGGTGAGTCTTGATGTAGCGCTTGATAAGCTTAAGCAAAACACCCGCCGATTTGCTAAGCGCCAGCTAACTTGGTTTCGTAATCGCATGTCTGTGGACTTTTATAATGTCAGTGACATCGAGAGTCATGAGGCTATCATAGAGGCTGTGCATGATTTTTTAGAAAGCAAGTAG
- the hflX gene encoding GTPase HflX yields the protein MFETQKEEERVLLLGVTLPEQENSDMSMAELESLAKTAGAKVIDGFVQNRERYDSKTFIGSGKLQEVAQIVDSEEIDTVIVNNRLTPRQNTNLEQALGVKVIDRMQLILDIFAMRARSHEGKLQVHLAQLKYMLPRLVGQGVMLSRQAGGIGSRGPGESQLELNRRSIRQQITDIERQLKQVAKNRATSREKRLDDSTFKIGLIGYTNAGKSTIMNALTDNKQYEADELFATLDATTKQIYLAEHFQATLTDTVGFIQDLPTELVAAFKSTLEESRYVDLLLHVIDASDPNHAEQEKVVLNLLDELDMSNIPRLAIYNKMDKVESLTATTFPNIRLSAKGKNSKQALRRLIVDQIREQFEPFTIKVNSSELYKLYQLQKVALLEPFDGTQDIEEVSGYISPKNKWRLDTFYD from the coding sequence ATGTTTGAGACGCAAAAAGAAGAGGAGCGTGTGTTGCTCCTTGGAGTGACGCTCCCAGAGCAAGAAAACAGCGACATGTCCATGGCGGAGCTAGAAAGCCTTGCAAAAACCGCAGGGGCAAAGGTCATAGACGGTTTTGTCCAAAACCGTGAGCGCTATGACAGCAAAACCTTCATCGGCTCAGGAAAATTACAAGAAGTTGCCCAAATCGTTGATAGCGAAGAAATTGATACTGTCATTGTCAATAATCGCTTGACGCCACGGCAAAATACCAATCTAGAGCAGGCGCTAGGGGTTAAGGTCATTGACCGTATGCAGTTGATTTTGGATATTTTTGCCATGCGTGCTCGCAGTCATGAGGGAAAATTGCAGGTGCACCTAGCGCAGCTCAAGTATATGTTGCCTAGATTGGTGGGGCAGGGTGTTATGCTCAGTCGCCAAGCCGGTGGTATCGGTAGTCGTGGTCCTGGTGAGAGCCAGCTGGAGCTCAATCGCCGCTCCATTCGCCAGCAAATCACAGATATTGAGCGACAGCTCAAGCAAGTGGCTAAAAATCGAGCTACCAGTCGTGAAAAACGCTTGGACGACAGTACCTTTAAGATTGGCTTGATTGGCTACACCAATGCTGGTAAGTCCACTATCATGAACGCTCTAACGGACAATAAACAATACGAGGCCGATGAGCTTTTCGCTACACTCGACGCTACGACTAAGCAGATCTACCTAGCTGAACATTTCCAAGCAACGTTGACCGACACCGTTGGTTTTATTCAGGATTTGCCGACGGAGTTGGTAGCAGCCTTTAAGTCCACGCTAGAAGAGAGTAGGTATGTGGATTTGTTGCTCCACGTCATTGACGCCAGTGACCCCAACCATGCTGAGCAAGAAAAGGTTGTCCTAAATCTCCTTGATGAGTTGGACATGTCAAATATCCCTCGCCTTGCTATTTACAATAAAATGGATAAGGTAGAGAGTTTGACGGCAACCACATTTCCCAATATCCGCCTGTCTGCTAAGGGTAAAAACAGCAAGCAAGCGCTGCGCCGTTTGATTGTCGACCAAATCCGTGAGCAGTTTGAACCTTTTACTATCAAGGTTAATTCAAGCGAGCTCTACAAACTTTATCAACTGCAAAAGGTGGCTCTACTAGAGCCTTTTGACGGCACACAAGATATAGAAGAAGTTTCAGGTTACATTTCCCCTAAAAATAAATGGAGGTTAGACACGTTTTATGACTGA
- a CDS encoding cystathionine beta-lyase encodes MTDYIDLALRYGGFTSLDKVYLTNCLKNLSDADKLVFITPPPSVINAYFAEIYQKQSPKAATDYYFDLSQALKLFTSQPSFEETRPFVRLNLSGKSYGFAYVSDKELAQVFSETLEPISTAVLLELAQIFPHYVVYAKDDTIMMEALDFSENVLADETPEDSLLGQVLRLEDDVIKITSFNHEELLDLAKAYSGQRYYQSDGKQATLYIKDRKD; translated from the coding sequence ATGACTGATTATATCGACTTGGCGTTGCGTTATGGCGGCTTTACAAGCCTTGATAAGGTCTATCTGACCAATTGCCTAAAAAACTTATCAGACGCTGATAAGCTCGTTTTTATCACCCCTCCGCCTAGCGTGATTAACGCTTACTTTGCTGAGATTTATCAAAAGCAATCGCCAAAGGCAGCGACGGACTATTATTTTGACTTGTCACAGGCACTCAAGCTCTTTACGAGTCAGCCTAGTTTTGAAGAAACAAGACCTTTTGTGCGTCTGAATTTATCTGGAAAGTCCTACGGTTTTGCCTATGTTTCAGACAAAGAGCTGGCGCAGGTTTTCTCTGAAACGCTAGAGCCCATCTCGACTGCTGTTTTACTTGAGTTAGCACAGATTTTCCCGCATTATGTGGTGTATGCAAAAGACGACACCATCATGATGGAAGCGCTAGATTTTTCCGAAAACGTTCTAGCGGATGAGACGCCAGAGGACAGTCTTTTAGGGCAAGTGCTGCGCTTAGAAGATGATGTGATAAAAATCACAAGCTTTAACCATGAAGAGCTTTTAGACTTGGCAAAAGCCTATAGCGGACAGCGTTATTACCAATCAGACGGCAAACAAGCCACCCTCTACATCAAGGACAGAAAGGACTAA
- the rnz gene encoding ribonuclease Z yields MEIQFLGTGAGQPSKARNVSSLVLKLQDEINEIWMFDCGEGTQHQILETTIKPRKVRKIFITHMHGDHIFGLPGFLSSRAFQANEEQTALDIYGPVGIKNYVLTSLRQSGSRLPYHIHFHELTQDSLGKVLETDKFTVYAEALDHTIFCIGYRVMQKDLEGTLDAEALKAAGVPFGPLFGKVKNGENVTLEDGREIIAKDYISEPRKGKVITILGDTRKTNASVRLGLGADVLVHESTYGKGDEKIARAHGHSTATQAAEVAKEASAKRLLLNHVSARFLGRDCRQLEADAREIFPETRMVRDLEEFTI; encoded by the coding sequence ATGGAAATCCAATTTTTAGGAACAGGAGCAGGACAGCCCTCCAAGGCTCGCAATGTCTCGAGCTTGGTGCTCAAACTCCAAGATGAAATCAATGAAATCTGGATGTTTGATTGTGGCGAAGGGACACAACATCAGATTTTAGAAACGACCATCAAACCACGCAAGGTGCGCAAGATTTTTATCACTCACATGCACGGCGACCATATCTTTGGACTGCCTGGGTTCTTGTCTAGCCGAGCTTTTCAGGCAAATGAAGAGCAGACCGCCCTTGATATCTACGGTCCAGTAGGGATTAAAAACTATGTCCTCACCAGTCTCCGTCAGTCGGGCTCAAGACTGCCTTATCATATTCATTTTCATGAGTTGACTCAAGACAGCTTAGGTAAGGTTTTGGAGACCGATAAATTCACTGTCTATGCTGAGGCGCTTGACCACACTATTTTTTGCATTGGCTACCGTGTCATGCAAAAAGATTTGGAAGGAACGCTGGATGCAGAAGCGCTAAAAGCGGCAGGTGTGCCGTTTGGTCCTTTATTTGGCAAGGTCAAAAATGGCGAAAACGTGACGCTAGAGGATGGGCGTGAGATTATCGCAAAAGACTATATCTCCGAGCCTCGTAAGGGCAAGGTCATCACCATTTTAGGAGATACCAGAAAGACCAATGCTAGCGTACGTCTAGGATTGGGAGCGGACGTGCTCGTCCACGAGTCTACTTATGGTAAGGGCGATGAGAAAATCGCAAGAGCGCATGGGCACTCGACAGCTACTCAAGCTGCTGAAGTGGCTAAGGAAGCGTCAGCCAAGCGTTTGCTGTTAAATCATGTCAGCGCTCGCTTTTTAGGGCGAGACTGCAGGCAGCTAGAAGCGGATGCGAGAGAGATTTTCCCTGAGACACGCATGGTTCGAGATTTAGAGGAGTTTACAATCTAA
- a CDS encoding SDR family NAD(P)-dependent oxidoreductase, translating to MAERVILITGASGGLAQAIVKKLPSSDQLILLGRDEKKLEKLYGKRAKTALYSCNITDEKEVEELVEQLYQRFGRIDILINNAGFGSFKTYENYTDAEIRDMFAVNTFAVMLFSRLIGEKMAKTGHGHIVNIASMAGLMATSKASVYAASKFAVIGFSNSLRLELADKKVYVTTVNPGPISTGFFDTADPSGNYLKSVGRFTLSPEKVADKIITNLGKNKREINLPPLLNAAHKAYTLFPKTADFLSRKVFNFK from the coding sequence ATGGCAGAGCGAGTAATACTGATAACAGGAGCCAGTGGCGGTTTAGCGCAGGCAATTGTCAAAAAACTCCCTAGCAGCGACCAGCTTATCCTACTTGGGCGTGATGAGAAAAAACTGGAAAAACTCTACGGCAAGCGAGCTAAAACAGCACTCTATAGCTGCAATATCACAGATGAAAAAGAGGTTGAAGAGCTAGTTGAGCAACTATACCAACGCTTTGGTCGCATTGATATTCTCATCAACAACGCTGGCTTTGGCTCTTTTAAAACCTACGAAAACTACACCGACGCTGAGATTCGGGATATGTTTGCGGTCAACACCTTTGCGGTTATGCTCTTTTCTCGCCTTATCGGTGAGAAGATGGCAAAGACAGGTCATGGGCATATTGTCAACATCGCTAGTATGGCGGGGCTTATGGCAACGAGCAAGGCTTCGGTCTATGCGGCAAGCAAGTTTGCGGTCATTGGTTTTTCAAATAGCTTGCGCCTAGAGCTAGCGGACAAAAAAGTTTACGTGACTACGGTCAACCCAGGTCCTATAAGCACAGGCTTTTTTGACACCGCAGACCCATCGGGCAATTACCTCAAAAGCGTTGGGCGCTTTACACTGAGCCCAGAGAAAGTGGCAGACAAAATCATAACGAACCTTGGCAAAAACAAGCGTGAGATTAACTTACCACCGCTTTTAAACGCTGCTCACAAAGCCTACACGCTCTTTCCCAAAACAGCTGACTTTTTAAGCAGAAAGGTCTTTAATTTCAAATGA